In a genomic window of Wyeomyia smithii strain HCP4-BCI-WySm-NY-G18 chromosome 1, ASM2978416v1, whole genome shotgun sequence:
- the LOC129716730 gene encoding uncharacterized protein LOC129716730: MVSNYINYQKQPRTKENNWIHQDIMHSQRFLKQHPEICLTRADKGNKTVVMTTDEYRQKMTELVSDAATYTLLKSNPSNKTLKKLNDIVEEWWVEGHIETYIKNKLKTFHSYPPRIYGLPKLHKENRPLRPVVSTVGSATYKMAQYMAGILENLVGKTQYHIRNSFDFAEEISNIEVPEGCVMYSLDVVSLYTNVPVHKVYEYIEEKWHQLRNYTTVPWDSFKKAMQTVLSASFFHYEEKVYNQCFGVTMSSPLSPVVANIVMEKLEQECMAKLHHKGISLTTYKRYVDDCFVIGKEDEIDAVVREFNTMEMSLKFTVEKEQSGSLRFLDITLTRTEAKITKMWFTKHEKGRYLDFTSESPYAYKKNSAIALFDRAIKLTDVESRVVSIQKAKSILLLNNYPTHFLQRILKQRVHAAYNTLEDRRETRKRTKYVSLPYIPCLSEKVGKVLRKHNIIASHKPRDQVKNTVFSKLKDNIPKMQKTNLVYSVPCGACPDKEYVGQTSQTLEKRLAQHRYGVRRQTTTTGLAQHAIENGHEFDFSRTRILEQITREQSKISAEALHIKLSGNRSVNLQRDALGFSNTYIGMVKKLREVYENKNQPADRQRAQNENG, translated from the coding sequence ATGGTTTCAAACTACATCAACTATCAGAAACAACCACGCACAAAAGAAAATAACTGGATACATCAGGACATAATGCACAGCCAACGCTTTCTGAAACAACACCCCGAGATCTGCTTAACCAGAGCGGATAAGGGAAACAAAACTGTGGTGATGACGACAGACGAATATCGACAAAAAATGACGGAGCTAGTAAGCGATGCTGCCACATACACACTACTGAAAAGTAACCCATCGAATAAAACACTAAAGAAACTGAACGACATTGTAGAGGAATGGTGGGTAGAAGGGCATATAGAGACGTACATcaaaaacaaactaaaaacgTTTCATTCCTATCCACCACGTATCTACGGCCTACCGAAACTACACAAAGAGAACCGTCCGCTCAGACCAGTGGTATCAACAGTGGGATCTGCCACTTATAAGATGGCCCAATACATGGCGGGGATTCTCGAAAACCTTGTGGGGAAAACACAGTACCATATTCGGAACAGTTTTGATTTTGCGGAAGAAATTTCGAATATAGAAGTACCGGAGGGATGCGTGATGTACTCTCTAGATGTTGTTTCTCTTTATACAAACGTACCTGTGCACAAAGTATATGAATATATTGAAGAGAAATGGCACCAGTTGCGTAATTACACAACTGTTCCATGGGACAGCTTCAAAAAGGCGATGCAAACGGTACTAAGTGCGTCGTTTTTCCACTACGAAGAGAAGGTCTACAACCAATGTTTTGGCGTCACAATGAGCTCACCTTTATCACCTGTAGTTGCAAATATCGTTATGGAAAAACTGGAACAAGAATGCATGGCAAAACTACATCACAAGGGAATCTCGTTGACAACTTACAAACGATACGTTGATGATTGTTTCGTGATAGGGAAAGAAGACGAAATTGATGCCGTTGTACGTGAATTTAACACGATGGAAATGTCACTCAAATTCACGGTGGAGAAGGAACAATCCGGTTCACTGAGGTTTTTGGACATAACACTAACAAGGACAGAagcaaaaataacgaaaatgtgGTTTACGAAACACGAAAAAGGTCGGTACCTAGACTTCACATCGGAAAGCCCATATGCCTACAAGAAAAACTCTGCAATCGCACTTTTCGACCGAGCAATTAAACTGACGGACGTCGAGAGCAGAGTTGTAAGCATACAAAAAGCTAAATCGATACTACTGCTGAACAACTACCCGACACATTTCCTACAGCGAATACTCAAACAACGAGTCCATGCAGCGTACAATACTCTCGAAGATAGGCGGGAGACCAGAAAGAGAACTAAATATGTATCGTTACCGTATATCCCATGTCTGAGCGAGAAGGTGGGTAAAGTACTACGCAAACATAACATCATCGCGTCGCACAAACCTCGGGACCAAGTTAAGAACACTGTTTTCTCAAAACTTAAAGACAACAtaccaaaaatgcaaaaaactaACTTGGTATATAGCGTACCATGTGGAGCTTGTCCAGACAAGGAATACGTGGGGCAAACTTCACAAACGCTGGAAAAGCGCCTCGCCCAACATCGATATGGCGTACGGAGACAAACAACTACAACAGGCTTAGCGCAACACGCAATAGAGAACGGACACGAGTTCGATTTCTCCCGCACTCGAATACTAGAGCAGATTACCAGAGAGCAAAGCAAAATATCGGCGGAGGCTCTCCACATTAAGCTGAGCGGGAACAGATCAGTGAATCTACAACGCGATGCACTGGGGTTCTCCAATACATACATTGGCATGGTTAAAAAACTCAGAGAGGTGTACGAGAACAAAAATCAACCTGCTGATCGACAACGCGCGCAAAATGAGAATGGATAG